In Zonotrichia albicollis isolate bZonAlb1 chromosome 3, bZonAlb1.hap1, whole genome shotgun sequence, a single window of DNA contains:
- the DNAJC5G gene encoding dnaJ homolog subfamily C member 5G, producing MAEPPRPQRKLSRVGESLYRVLGLQKGSSPEEIKKAYRKLALKYHPDKNPDDPAAAERFKEINSAHATLSDVDKRRLYDQYGSLGLYVAEQFGDDAVRHYFLMSKWWFQALVLCCGALTCCCCCCCCFFCCGTCCQPKEDESYKYVDPKDLEAQMRAEDSDPPGPVVAQPPPASTEPLPASARSDA from the exons ATGGCGGAGCCCCCGCGGCCGCAGCGGAAGCTGTCCCGGGTCGGGGAGAGCCTGTACcgcgtgctggggctgcagaaggGCAGCTCCCCCGAGGAGATCAAGAAGGCCTATCG GAAGCTGGCCCTCAAGTACCACCCCGACAAGAACCCCGATGATCCAGCGGCTGCCGAGCGCTTCAAGGAGATCAACAGCGCCCACGCCACGCTCAGCGATGTGGACAAGCGCCGCCTGTACGACCAGTACGGCTCCCTCGGCCTCTACGTGGCCGAGCAGTTCGGCGACGATGCTGTCCGGCACTACTTCCTCATGTCCAAGTGGTGGTTCCAG GCACTGGTGCTGTGCTGCGGGgccctcacctgctgctgctgctgctgctgctgcttcttctgctGTGGGACGTGCTGCCAGCCCAAGGAGGATGAGTCCTACAAGTACGTGGACCCCAAGGACCTGGAGGCGCAGATGCGGGCAGAGGACAGCG ATCCTCCGGGCCCTGTGGTAGCGCAGCCCCCGCCTGCCAGCACGGAGCCGCTGCCAGCCAGCGCCAGGAGCGATGCCTGA
- the TRIM54 gene encoding tripartite motif-containing protein 54 isoform X2, whose protein sequence is MNFAVGLKPLLAEARSMESLEKQLICPICLEMFSKPVVILPCQHNLCRKCANDVFQASNPLWQSRGSSAVPSGGRFRCPSCRHEVVLDRHGVYGLQRNLLVENIIDIYKQESARPLHAKAEQHLMCEEHEDERINIYCLRCEAPTCSLCKVFGAHKDCEVAPLPAVYQRQKSELSDGIAMLVAGNDRIQAIITQMEEICHTIEENGRRQKQHLGLRFDALYGILEERKKELLQSIAAEQEAKLQRVRGLIRQYGDHLEASSKLVESAIQAMEEPQMAVYLQHSKELLKKITDMSKASMSSRPEPGYENMDHFSINVDYVAEMLRTIEFQTEPLGEDEGDAPGDGSEAAADEERLDSLEVPEAAEGQH, encoded by the exons ATGAACTTCGCCGTGGGGCTGAAGCCGCTTCTGGCGGAGGCGCGGAGCATGGAGAGCCTGGAGAAGCAGCTCATCTGCCCCATCTGCCTGGAGATGTTCTCCAAGCCCGTGGtcatcctgccctgccagcacaaCCTCTGCCGCAAGTGCGCCAACGACGTTTTCCAG GCCTCCAACCCGCTGTGGCAGTCGCGGGGCTCCAGCGCGGTGCCGTCGGGCGGGCGGTTCCGGTGCCCGTCGTGCCGGCACGAGGTGGTGCTGGACCGGCACGGGGTGTACGGACTGCAGCGGAACCTGCTCGTGGAGAACATCATCGACATCTACAAGCAGGAGTCGGCCCG ACCCCTTCACGCCAAGGCTGAGCAGCACCTCATGTGCGAGGAGCACGAGGACGAGCGCATCAACATCTACTGCCTGCGCTGCGAGGCGCCCACCTGCTCGCTGTGCAAGGTGTTCGGGGCGCACAAGGACTGCGAGGTGGCCCCGCTGCCCGCCGTCTACCAGCGACAGAAG AGCGAGCTCAGCGACGGCATCGCCATGCTGGTGGCGGGGAACGACCGCATCCAGGCCATCATCACGCAGATGGAGGAGATCTGCCACACCATCGAG GAGAACGGCAGGCGGCAGAAGCAGCACCTGGGGCTGCGCTTCGATGCGCTCTACGGCATCCTGGAGGAGCGCaagaaggagctgctgcagagcatcGCCGCCGAGCAGGAGGCCAAGCTGCAGCGGGTCCGCGGGCTCATCCGCCAGTACGGAGACCACCTGGAGGCCTCCTCCAAGCTGGTGGAGTCGGCCATCCAGGCCATGGAGGAGCCCCAGATGGCCGTGTACCTGCAG CACTCCAAGGAACTCCTGAAAAA gatcacagaCATGTCCAAGGCATCAATGAGCAGCCGCCCTGAGCCCGGCTACGAGAACATGGACCACTTCTCCATCAACGTGGACTACGTGGCTGAGATGCTGAGGACCATCGAGTTCCAGACAG agccCCTGGGCGAGGATGAGGGGGATGCACCTGGGGATGGCAGCGAGGCTGCAGCAGACGAGGAGCGGCTGGACAGCCTGGAGGTGCCCGAGGCTGCTGAAG GTCAGCACTGA
- the TRIM54 gene encoding tripartite motif-containing protein 54 isoform X1, producing MNFAVGLKPLLAEARSMESLEKQLICPICLEMFSKPVVILPCQHNLCRKCANDVFQASNPLWQSRGSSAVPSGGRFRCPSCRHEVVLDRHGVYGLQRNLLVENIIDIYKQESARPLHAKAEQHLMCEEHEDERINIYCLRCEAPTCSLCKVFGAHKDCEVAPLPAVYQRQKSELSDGIAMLVAGNDRIQAIITQMEEICHTIEENGRRQKQHLGLRFDALYGILEERKKELLQSIAAEQEAKLQRVRGLIRQYGDHLEASSKLVESAIQAMEEPQMAVYLQHSKELLKKITDMSKASMSSRPEPGYENMDHFSINVDYVAEMLRTIEFQTEPLGEDEGDAPGDGSEAAADEERLDSLEVPEAAEDVGPRQKPASSPHGQH from the exons ATGAACTTCGCCGTGGGGCTGAAGCCGCTTCTGGCGGAGGCGCGGAGCATGGAGAGCCTGGAGAAGCAGCTCATCTGCCCCATCTGCCTGGAGATGTTCTCCAAGCCCGTGGtcatcctgccctgccagcacaaCCTCTGCCGCAAGTGCGCCAACGACGTTTTCCAG GCCTCCAACCCGCTGTGGCAGTCGCGGGGCTCCAGCGCGGTGCCGTCGGGCGGGCGGTTCCGGTGCCCGTCGTGCCGGCACGAGGTGGTGCTGGACCGGCACGGGGTGTACGGACTGCAGCGGAACCTGCTCGTGGAGAACATCATCGACATCTACAAGCAGGAGTCGGCCCG ACCCCTTCACGCCAAGGCTGAGCAGCACCTCATGTGCGAGGAGCACGAGGACGAGCGCATCAACATCTACTGCCTGCGCTGCGAGGCGCCCACCTGCTCGCTGTGCAAGGTGTTCGGGGCGCACAAGGACTGCGAGGTGGCCCCGCTGCCCGCCGTCTACCAGCGACAGAAG AGCGAGCTCAGCGACGGCATCGCCATGCTGGTGGCGGGGAACGACCGCATCCAGGCCATCATCACGCAGATGGAGGAGATCTGCCACACCATCGAG GAGAACGGCAGGCGGCAGAAGCAGCACCTGGGGCTGCGCTTCGATGCGCTCTACGGCATCCTGGAGGAGCGCaagaaggagctgctgcagagcatcGCCGCCGAGCAGGAGGCCAAGCTGCAGCGGGTCCGCGGGCTCATCCGCCAGTACGGAGACCACCTGGAGGCCTCCTCCAAGCTGGTGGAGTCGGCCATCCAGGCCATGGAGGAGCCCCAGATGGCCGTGTACCTGCAG CACTCCAAGGAACTCCTGAAAAA gatcacagaCATGTCCAAGGCATCAATGAGCAGCCGCCCTGAGCCCGGCTACGAGAACATGGACCACTTCTCCATCAACGTGGACTACGTGGCTGAGATGCTGAGGACCATCGAGTTCCAGACAG agccCCTGGGCGAGGATGAGGGGGATGCACCTGGGGATGGCAGCGAGGCTGCAGCAGACGAGGAGCGGCTGGACAGCCTGGAGGTGCCCGAGGCTGCTGAAG ATGTGGGGCCGAGGCAGAAGCCAGCGAGCTCTCCCCATG GTCAGCACTGA